ACGCCGCGATCGAATGCGtacgccggcgggcggcggatggcTGCTGCAGCCGCGGGGCAGGAGCAGCAAGCTCACACAGCGGACCATCAACAACATCAGGTTCACCCTGCTCTGCGCCTTCGTCACGTTCCTCGTCCTCCGCGGCACCGTCGGCGTCAACCGCCGCCTCGTCTACATCGCCGGCTCCgaccgcgcgccgcccggcgccaaGGCCGCCGAGGACATCGAGCGCATCTTCCGCGACATCCGCGCCGACTCCGACCCCGACCCCGAACCCAACGACGACGGCAACACATCGCCGTCGACCCCGGCAACGCGGTACTACGACCACGGCAGCGCGTGGTCGACGGCGAACTACAGTCTGGGGCCGCGGGTCACGCGGTGGAACGCcaggcgccggcggtggctgcACCTGAACCCGGGGTTCCCGTCCCGCGATGCGCGCGGCAACCCGCGCGTCCTGCTCGtcacggcctcgccgccggggcCCTGCGACGACCCCGCCGGCGACCACTTCCTGCTCCGGGCGACCAAGAACAAGATCGACTACTGCCGCCTCCACGGCATCGAGCTCGCGCACATCACTGCGCGCCTCGACGGCCAGCTCACGGGCGGCTGGGCCAAGCtcccgctgctgcgccgcctcaTGCTCGCGCACCCGGAGGTGGAGTGGCTATGGTGGGTGGACGGCGACGCGCTCGTCACCGACATGGGGTTCGAGCTCCCACTCGCGCGCTACGAGGGCGCCCACCTCGTCGTCCACGGCAATTCCTACCTCCTCTTCCAGCTCCGCTCCTGGGTCGCCGTCAGCACCGGCAGCTTCCTGATCCGGAACTGCCAGTGGTCGCTGGAGCTGCTCGACGCCTGGGCCGTGATGGGGCCCAGAGGCCGCGCCCGCAACGACGCCGGCAAGCTGCTGACGGCGACCCTCCATCGACGGCCGGCGTTCGAGGCCGACGACCAGTCGGCGCTCATCCACCTGCTGATCACCGAGAAGGAGCGGTGGATGGAGAAGGTGTACCTCGAGAACGAGTACTATCTGCACGGCCACTGGTCGGGGCTCGTCGATCGGTACGAGCAGGCGATGGAGAAGCACCACCCGGGTTACGGCGACGACCGGTGGCCGTTCGTCACGCACTTCGTCGGATGCAAGCCttgcggcgtcggcggcgtcggcagGTCAGTCAGGAGCGGCGGCAATTCCAGTGACGAGTACCCGCTGGACCGGTGCGTCAGGGGAATGGAACGCGCCTTCAACTTCGCCGATAACCAGGTTCTCCGGCTGTACGGCTTCCGGCACGAGTCGCTGGCGAGCGCCGAGGTCAGGCGGGTGACGAACCGGTCGGCGAACCCGCTGGAGGCTAAGGAGGAGGCTATCTCTTTCTTGAAGAAACCCAAGGACCCGGATGTCAAGAGCCATGATGTACGCAGAAATCGAAAGCGCAAAGGAAAGGGAGACTCTGTTCTTGAAAGAATTCTGAAGAGACTGGGATGGACGCCGGAGTTTTGATGACTTTTTCATTTTTAATGTTCTTGTATTTCGGTTTGCAGTAGCTAGATCTAGCATACATCAAGTGACTTGCTGTTACTTGTTGGTTGTTTTTATTCCGGGTTCAGGACAAATGAATTGGTCCAACCGGCTGGTTTCAAACATCGGGATATTCAGACTTCAGAGTCTTCAGTAAATAGCGCATGGTAATATTCAGATATCTGTACCACAAACTTTGTGTACTAAACTTGAACGATAGAAATAGCACAGGTAAAAATAATAGTCAAATGATTCGTTAAAAAAATAATAGGAAAATGGAACACCAAAGATATTCAAAGCCGTGCTTGCAATCCGAGCAGAGAGAAATGAGAACCACCATTTGATCTAAAATATTCAGAATCAGTTCACATGGTTTGAACTCTGTAATATCTCTCTGTCTGAAGTACTTCACCAGATTCCACATCCTTGATCTTTGGTGAATATGTAGATTTCGCATATCGTAGATCTGCTGAGGAAAAGCACACATTACCAATTGTTCAGTTCAGACTACATGTTGTCACATGTTGCAGTCCAAAGAGaactctaatttttttttgaaaaacaaagAGATGAGCATTAGTGCTACAAGTATACAACTCAAAATGCAGTGTCTATACCGTTTCATTTTGTCCTGAACCCAAAACAACCAGTAATATCAGATCTGAATTGTTGTGTATTTAGTGGCATAATTCACAGTCGCATTGTTTGAACCATGCATTTCTTGCCTATTTCGTATTGCTCTGAATCCAACTAAAAACATCGAACACTCTTACTGCTTGCACTAGCTACTGCAAAAACTGAAAGCCAAGAACAACCAAAGGACTCATCAACATTCAAGAACATAGTGTCTCTCTACTGAGGCCCACTAGACGCGCTGGAACTTGGCGTCCATCTTGAGCGCGGCCTCCTTTGCCTCGAGCGGGTTAGCCCTCGGGTCGGTGACCCTCCTGACCTTGGCGCTCACCAGCGACCGGTGCTGGAAGCCGTAGAGCCTGAGCACCTGGTTGTCGGCGAAGTTGAAGGCCCGCTCCATCCCCCTCAGGCACCGCTCCAGCGGGTAGTCCTCGTACCTCCCGCAGGTCTTGCACCCGACGAAGTGCGTGATGAACGGCCAGCGGTCGTCGCCGAGGCCCGGGTGGTGCTCCTCCATCATCTGCTCGTACCTGTCCACCAGCCCCGTCCAGAAGCCATGGAGGTAGAACTCCGTCTCGATTTGCACCTTCTCCATCCACTTGTCCTTCTGGATGAGCAGCAGGTGGATC
This portion of the Setaria viridis chromosome 7, Setaria_viridis_v4.0, whole genome shotgun sequence genome encodes:
- the LOC117862439 gene encoding probable glycosyltransferase 3; protein product: MRTPAGGGWLLQPRGRSSKLTQRTINNIRFTLLCAFVTFLVLRGTVGVNRRLVYIAGSDRAPPGAKAAEDIERIFRDIRADSDPDPEPNDDGNTSPSTPATRYYDHGSAWSTANYSLGPRVTRWNARRRRWLHLNPGFPSRDARGNPRVLLVTASPPGPCDDPAGDHFLLRATKNKIDYCRLHGIELAHITARLDGQLTGGWAKLPLLRRLMLAHPEVEWLWWVDGDALVTDMGFELPLARYEGAHLVVHGNSYLLFQLRSWVAVSTGSFLIRNCQWSLELLDAWAVMGPRGRARNDAGKLLTATLHRRPAFEADDQSALIHLLITEKERWMEKVYLENEYYLHGHWSGLVDRYEQAMEKHHPGYGDDRWPFVTHFVGCKPCGVGGVGRSVRSGGNSSDEYPLDRCVRGMERAFNFADNQVLRLYGFRHESLASAEVRRVTNRSANPLEAKEEAISFLKKPKDPDVKSHDVRRNRKRKGKGDSVLERILKRLGWTPEF